The sequence below is a genomic window from Dyadobacter chenwenxiniae.
AATATCCCGAACCTGCTTCTTCACAAAAAATAGGCGTTGTAATGGCCGGGAACATTCCGGCTGTCGGATTTCATGACGCATTGTCGGTCCTCGTCAGCGGACATATATTGTTGGCAAAACCCAGCTCTGATGACCAAATGCTCATCCAAGCACTGCTCAATAAGCTTGTGGATATCGAACCAGGGCTTGAAGAACACATTCGTTTCGTTGAGCGCCTGAATGATGCGGACGCTTACATTGCAACCGGTAGCGACAACACTGCACGTTATTTCCATTATTATTTTGCCAAAAAACCCAACATTATCCGAAAAAACCGGACGTCTGTCGCCGTATTGACAGGCAGTGAAAGCAGTGATGAACTGGCGGCGCTTGGCCGGGATGCCTTACAGTATTTTGGTCTGGGATGCCGCAATGTTTCCAAGCTTTTTGTCCCGGCCGGATATGATTTTACCAAGTTTTACGAATCCATTCAAGACCTGGACAAGACGTATCTGCATCACCACAAATACTTTAACAACTACGAATACAACAAGTCCATTTTCCTGGTAAACCGGGTGCCGCATTACGACAACGGTTTCCTGTTGCTTACGGAAAGCAAAGCATTGGTTTCGGCGATCAGTGTGCTGCATTACGAAACATATGAATCACTTTCCGACGTTGAAGCACCATTAAAGGAACAGGCTGAGAAAATCCAGTGCGTAGTTACAAATGCCGAAATAACGACTGCCGGGCTTATCCCCTTTGGCAAAACGCAGGAACCAGGATTGACCGATTATGCCGACGCGGTTGACACCATGGCATTTTTAGCAAAATTCTAATTTTCTATTTTCCTGAAAAAGCCCATTTAAAAAAATCAGGAAGCGCTTCGGACCATGTGTTCAGGTTGTGTTCACCCAACGCAACCTCCTTGTAAAACACATCCCGGTTCCAGGCATATCCCTTCTTCTCCAGTATGGCGATGCATTCCAGCGTATCCTGGATCGAATCAATCACTCCGTCGCCGTCACGGTCGTCGTATTCGTCCAATGATCCGCATTGGAACCAGAATTGGAGGCCGGGCTTTTCGTCAGCATTTTGCAGCTGCGTGTGCATAATGCGATCGGAATCGTCGTAGCCGTCATGCAATGCCCTTTTCCGCCACCATAAGGAGCCTGAAAACACCCCGGCTTTTGAAAAAATCTGCGGATTGTTCCAGACAATATCCAAAGCCATTAGTCCTCCCAAAGAAAATCCTGCGTACACAATGTGCTCCTGCGAAACATGATATTCTGCATTTAGAAATGGCAGCAATTCTTTGGTAACAAACTCCGAGGTCGCCCCCGCCCTGTTTCCACGGCCCGCATAATCGGCCTCAGCCGCAACGCCATACTCGTAAATCCGGTTTTCATTGGCATGGATGCCGGCGATCAGAAACGGGATCGTTGCGCCACTTTCCTGCAAGCGTGCAGCGATCTGCGCCATGCCCAATCCCTCAAAATCCTGCCCATCATTAAACAGCACCAGCGGATAGGAAAGCGAAGGATCATAGTGAATCGGCAGAATTACCGAAATAGCGGCTTCCCTTTCCAGGAAGATAGAAAATACATTTTTTATGATAGGAAGGACAGGCTTATCGGCGAAACTCAAATTTATGTCTTCGTTGAAATGGATGCGATTAAAGCCTGCAAGTTAATAAATGCCTATAATTTGCTTCCTTTAATTTGTTTTGTATATTTCAATATCAATGGTATTAAACAAAAAAAGCTCCGTTTGGAAGAGAAGCATATCAATTATTACTCGCATCATCTGGACAGGAATGTAGACATGCTGGTCTATGGCAATTGGGGCTATCCGCTGCTGCTTTTCCCTACAACCCTGGGAAGATACTACCAGGCAAAAGACATGGGCCTGATCGAATCCGCTCGCTCGCTCGTAGAATCCGGGAAATACAAAATCTATTGCGTTGATTCGATCGACGCCGATTCCTGGTACGCCAAGCATTTAAACCCGCAATACAGGGTGCTTAACCACATTCAGTATGACAAATTCCTGAGCAACGAACTGGTTCCTTATATTAGAAGTGAATGTCACGTTGATAAGATCGGCGTGGCCGGATGCAGCTTTGGCGGCTTTCACGCGGCTAATTTCGCATTCAAACATCCCGATCAGGTGGCGTATATGATCAGTATGAGCGGTGCCTTTGATATTCGCAGCTTTACCGACGGATTTTACGACGATACGGTTTATTTTAATAACCCCGTCGATTTCATGCCCAACGAACAAGGCTGGCGTTATGGCCACATGAAAATCGTGCTGGGGACTTCCGACTGGGACATTTGCCTCGACAGCAATTTAAAGATGTCCAGGATCCTGAACGACCAGGGCATCGAACATTGGCTGGATATTAGAGGCTGGGAAAAACACGACTGGCCACTATGGAACAAAATGTTTCCGGACTACCTGTCGCGCATCATGTAAATACAAAACAGAAACCTGATATGAAAAAAATTGGAATTTTGTTTGGAATGGAAAACACTTTTCCAAACGCATTTATTGAAAGAGTCAATAGCAAAGACAGTGGTTTCATCGCAGAAGCCGTGACGATTGACAAAGTAGTGCAAGCCGACCCAACCGAATACGCGGTGATCATTGACCGAATTTCTCAGGATGTGCCTTTTTATCGTGCATATCTTAAAAATGCCGCAATATCGGGAACGGCGGTGATCAACAACCCTTTTTGGTGGAGTGCTGATGAAAAGTTCTTTAATAATGCATTGGCTGAAAAAATAGGCGTTCCGGTTCCTAAAACCGTTCTGCTTCCCTCAAAAGAGCGTCCCGAAAATACTTCCGAAACCTCTTTCCGTAACCTGGCTTTTCCAATGGCCTGGGAAGAAATATTCCAATACATTGGCTTCCCCGCTTACATGAAACCGCACGATGGTGGTGGCTGGAAAAGCGTTTACAAAGTGGTAAACCCGCATGATATGTGGCATAAGCACGAAGAAACAGGTCAGTTGGTGATGATGTTGCAGGAGGAAATTGAGTTTACAGATTATTTCCGCTGCTATTGCATTGGGCAAAAAGAAGTGCTGATTATGCCTTATGAACCAAGAAACCCGCATCACTTGCGTTATGCGGCCGAAATGAAGGCCACAGGTGAGGAAGGCGAAAAATTGCTGGAAACGATCAGGGATTACACATTGAGGCTCAACATTGCATTAGGCTATGATTTCAACACGGTCGAGTTTGCAGTGAGGGATGGCATTCCTATCGCCATCGATTTTTGCAATCCAGCGCCGGATGCAGACATTTATTCCGTTGGCCGTGATAATTTCGAATGGGTTGTAGAAGCAGCAGCGAATATGGCCATTGAAAGGGCAAAAGCACAAGTGCCCGGACAAACCAATTTAACCTGGGGAACATTTGTAAAAGATGCATTGCGCATTCCAGCTGCACAACCAGCAACTGTCGCTGCGGCTCCTGCCGTTGAAATTGCTGCGCCTGCAGTAACTGCTGCGCCTGTTCCGGCCAATATGCCTGAGCCAGGCCCCGCTTCTGCGAAAGAAGTAAAAGTAAAAACGGTTACGCCGAAAAAGTCTGGGAAATTGGTAGAGGATAAGGGAAACCAGCCCGTTCCCAGTGAGCCGACTCCAAAAATACCAACCAAAAAAGCGGCAGTGACGAAAGCGCCCGCAGCTAACTCCAAATTAAAAAAATCGTAATAAAACAGCATACGCACGCTTTATGGCCACATTCACCCTGGGAATTGAGGAAGAATTTCAGACCATTGATCCTGTAACGAGGAATCTGAGGTCACATATGTCGAAGCTGGTAGAGGACGGAAAGATCACGCTTAAAGAGCGGGTGAAGGCAGAAATGCACCAGGCTGTTGTGGAAGTGGGAACAAACATTTGTCACAACATTCAGGAAGCACGGGAGGAAGTTACCTACTTGCGTAAAATGATTCTGGATCTGGCTGAAAAGCAAAATTTGCAGGTTGCGGCAGCCGGAACGCATCCATTCGCAGACTGGGTTGAACAGCTCATCACCCCGGACCCGCGCTATGATGAAATCATCGATGAAATGCGCGACGTCGCACGTGGCAACCTGATTTTCGGTTTGCACGTGCACGTGGGAATCGAAAACCGGGATGAGGCGATTCAGATCATGAACGCGGTCCGGTATTTTTTGCCGCACATTTATGCATTGTCGACCAACTCGCCTTTCTGGTGCGGCCGAAATACGGGTTTCAAATCATACCGATCCAAGGTTTTTGATAAATTCCCGAGAACCGGTATTCCTGATTCCTTTTCCAGCGCGGCTGAGTATGACGAATACGTCAATCTGCTTATCAAAACCAAGTGCATTGATAATGGCAAGAAGATCTGGTGGGACATTCGTGTGCATCCATTTTTTGACACCATTGAGTTCCGCATGTGTGACGTGCCTATGCGAACAGATGAAACCATCTGTTTGGCCGCCATTATGCAGGCGCTCGTCGCCAAAATACACAAATTGCATCGCATGAACCTGACATTCAGGCCATATCACCGTATGCTGATAAACGAAAACAAGTGGCGCGCCGCCCGTTACGGGATCCAAGGCAAGCTGATTGATTTCGGAAAACAGGAGGAGGTCGAGTACAATGTGCTGGTTGTAGAGCTGCTGGAATTTATTGATGATGTAGTTGACGAACTGGGGAGCCGGAAAGAGATCGATTACATTCATCAAATAATGGCCATGGGCACGGGCGCGGACCGTCAATTGGCTGTGTTTGAAAGCACTGGAAGTATGAATGCCGTGGTAGATTATATCGTTTCGGAGACGAAAATCGGTTTAGATTAAAGACGATTTTTTAGCCCGGTGCGAACTTAAAGCGCCTCAGGTTGTTAAGAATATTTACAAGATTCTAACAAAATATAACGTCTGTCCGCGTGAAACGGGCAGCCCTCAAAGATGATTGATGACAAAAAACATTTCCGGATTGCTATTCTGGACATGTACGACGGGTTTGAGAATGAAGGAATGCGGTGTATCAAAAAAATCATTACCGCATTTGGTGAAAATGAGTCGGTGCCCGTTGAATACACCATTTTCGATGTCAGACAAAAGCTGGAAGTTCCGGGATTGAATTTCGACGCCTATATTTCTACGGGCGGCCCGGGAAATCCCTCGCCGATGGGTGAGGGCTGGGAAAAGAAGTTTTTTAATTTTTTGGACCAAATATTCCAGTTCAATGCGAACCGGCATAATAAGACAAAAAAGCATCTTTTCCTGATCTGTCATTCATTTCAAATGGCTTGCATACACTGGCAACTTGCGGGTGTCAGCAAACGTAGAAAAACTTCATTCGGAACGTTTCCGGTGCATAAAACGGCTTCGGGCAGGAAAGACGCGCTGTTGAATGCATTAAGCGATCCTTTCTGGATTGTGGATTCGCGCGATTTTCAGGTTACGCAGCCCAATCAATTTATGCTCGAAAATATGGGCGCAAAATTGCTTTGTCTTGAAAAAATCAGGCCGCACGTTCCGCTGGAACGCGCTGTGATGGCAATCCGCTTTTCCAAGGAGATTGTCGGAACGCAGTTTCACCCAGAGGCGGACGCGGAAGGAATGCTTCGCTACTTTTTACGCGAAGATAAAAAGACCAGCATCGTCGCAGCGCACGGCCAGGCCAAATACGATGATATGATCTCGCATTTGAACGATCCGGACAAAATTATGATGACCGAAGCGGTTGTTATTCCGGCTTTTCTTAAAAATGCTTTGAATAAATCTTTTCTGCCTGCCTATGCATAAGCAAGCCCGCGAAGCATTTAACCGATCTTTTACGGACAGTAAATACGAGGCGTTTGTAAATTCTTTCGAAACGGATTTTCCAGGCCAGTTGGATTTTCGAGTGGCCGAAACACCGATTTTTGTTCCAAAAGAACTACTCGAAAAAATCAACATTGCGTCAGAGCAGATCATTGAAACATTGCGCTCTCCGGAATTTGTGAGTAACACAGCGCGGGCTGTCCCGGCAGATCAAAACGTGCCGAATGAAAACAAACACACCTCTTTTTTGGCCATTGACTTTGCGATTTGCAAAAATGAAAGAGGCGAATTAACTCCACAACTGATTGAGCTGCAAGGATTTCCTTCTGTTTTCGGCTACCAGGCTTATTTGTCCGAATCTTTCAAAAAGCACTTTGAAATCCCTGAAAGTTTCCGTTACAGCTTTGGCGCGGATTCTTATGAAGAATATGTCGGGAAGCTGAAAGAATTGATCCTCGCAGGCGAAGATCCTGAGCACGTAATTTTATTGGAAATCTTCCCTGAAAAGCAGAAAACACGAGTTGACTTTGCGGTTACGGAAGCAATGCTTGGCATTAAAGCCGTTTGTTATACCAAATTAATCAAAGAAGGAAGGGATCTCTATTACGAAAAAGACGGTCGTAAAATTCAAGTGAAGCGAATCTATAATCGCCTTATATTCGATGATTTACTGAATTATCCCGACCTGGAAACAAGCTATCATTTCACCGACGATGTGAATGTGAGTTGGGCTGGGCATCCTAACTGGTTTTTCAGGATCAGTAAATTTTCCATCCCTTTCCTCAAAAGTGAATATGTGCCGGAAACAAAGTTCGTAAGTGATTATGAGGGTAAATTTCCAGCAGACTTGGAGAATTATGTTTTGAAACCGCTTTTCTCGTTCGCTGGTTCCGGCGTTCAGCTGCACATTGCCGAAGTAGATTTAATGGGTTTGTCAGATTCTGAAAATTATATTTTGCAGCGCAAAGTGGTGTACGAGCCGGTCATTCAGGCGCCCGACGGTTTGGTTAAGTGTGAAGTCCGCATGATGTATGGCTGGAAAGACGACGCCGACAAGCCGGAACTGTTTGTTTCATTGAGCCGGCTCAGTCGCGGAGAAATGATCGGCGTTCGCTTCAACAAGGATTTCACCTGGGTTGGCGGCAGCGCCGCTTTTTTCGAAAAGTAAGTTATGTTTTATAAATTTTATAAATAGAATACTTTTAAAAAGTAGTTAACATTTAGAATGCATATATCGCACCGCCAACATTTTTTTGATCATTTAGCCCAAACATCTGACTATCCACTTGCCTTAGAAATTGAGAAAGCCGAGGGCGTATATATGTACAGCGCGGATGGAAAGCGGTATATGGACCTGATTTCCGGGATTGCGGTCAGCAATGTAGGTCACCGCCATCCGAAGGTACTGGCTGCTATCCACGAACAACTGGAAAAGCATATGCATTTGCTTGTGTACGGTGAATTCGTGCAAAATACGCAAGTGCAGCTTGCGAAAGCACTGACGGACACATTACGGGTGGAAACTGCAAACCCATCCCCGTACGGTTTAATCGACAATGTTTATTTTACCAATTCGGGAGCGGAAGCGGTCGAAGGCGCGATGAAACTGGCGAAGCGCTTTACTGGCCGCGATGGGTTTGTTTCATGTTATAATGCTTACCACGGCGCAACCCAGGGTGCTTTGAGCCTAGCAGGAGCGGAATTTTTCAAACGAAACTTTCGTCCGTTGCTTCCGGGTATAACGAATATTCAGCATGGATTTTCTCCGGATATTGAAAAAATAACAGAAAAAACAGCCGCTGTCGTCATTGAAATCATTGGTGGGGAATCCGGTGTGCGCGAGCCTGATGACGCCTATTTTCCAGCTTTGAGGAAGAAGTGTAATGAAACAGGCGCGTTGCTGATTTTCGATGAAATTCAAACCGGATATGGTCGTACGGGTTCATTTTGGGCGTTTGAACAATTTGGAACGTATCCGGATATTCTGCTCAGCGCCAAAGGAATGGGTGGCGGAATGCCGATCGGTGCATTTATGGCCTCCCAGAGAATCATGAGCGTTTTTAAAAACAATCCCATTCTTGGGCACATTACCACATTTGGCGGGCATCCTGTAAGTTGTGCGTCTTCCCTAGCGGCATTGCAGGTTACGTTAGATGAAAATCTAGCGGCCTCGGCCAATGCAAAAGGCTATCTTTTCAAATCATTATTAGTCCATCCGGCGATCAAAGAAGTAAGGGGAAGGGGCTTAATGCTCGCTGCGGAGATGGAATCTTTTGCGAAATTGAAAGACACCATCGACCGCTGCATTGAACGCGGCGTTGTTACTGACTGGTTTTTGTTCTGCGACAATGCTATGCGCATTGCCCCGCCACTTACCATCACCGAAGATCAGATCCGGGAAGCTTGTGCCGTTATTTTGTCAGTTTTGAACGAATAAGACTTATGAATTACTCCATTGAAAATCAACATTTGAAAATAGCGGTCCAGGAAACGGGCGCAGAACTTATTCAAATCCAGTCGACCGTAACCGGAAAAGACTTTTTATGGGATGCCGATCCGAATGTATGGGCCAGCCACGCTCCTGTTCTTTTTCCAGTCATCGGGGCGATCAAGAATGGATTTGTCACTTATCAAGGCAAGCAATACGCGGTGCCGCGTCACGGGTTTATCAGGAATAATGCGGATGTGAAATTGATCAATCAAACGGCCGATAGTCTGACTTTTGGGCTAAAATTCAGCGAAACGACGTTAGAAATTTACCCGTTTGAGTTTGAATTCCTGGTCACTTACAGCCTGAAAGAAAACAGGGTCATTGTGAATCATGAAGTGATCAATCACGGTACTGAGGAAATGTTGTTTTCGCTCGGCGGACACCCTGCGTTCAAATGCCCGTTGCATGTCGACGAGGTTTATGAAGATTATTATCTTGAATTCTACGCCGTCGAAAACGATTCTACCTGGTTGTTAGAAAAAAACGGCTTAGTAGGAAATACTACCAAGCCGATTTTGGAAAATACCAATATATTGCATCTGAACGAACACTTGTTCGACAACGACGCGCTGATCTTCAAACATCTGGTTTCAAAACAAGTCAGTCTCCGCAGCATAAAGTCGTCTCAAGTCATCACCGTTCATTACGACGACTTCAAATATCTGGGAATCTGGGCCAAACCTGGCGGCCACTTCGTTTGCATCGAACCCTGGCTTGGCATCGCCGACAGCGCTGATTCAGATCAAAACTTTGAAACGAAAGAAGGAATCCTCAAACTCGCCGCTGGCGGAAAGTTTGAGGCGAAGTTTGAGATTGAGATTAGTGAATAAAAGTTTTATTACAATTTCAGTGCTAGAAGCTCACTGCCCAACTGGTGCAGTGCAGCTTCAATTTTTTTTGCCTGGGCTGGTCTCGGTTTTTTTAAACCCGAGGCATAGTGATTTAAAAGCTTTTCGTTGATACCCGTCAGACGTGCGATGCCAGACTGGCTGAAAATACCTTTATAGTATTTTAGAAAACTCCCAACGTCAAACTTCCAAATAATTTCATATTCGCCTTTCAATGCCGCAGGAATGTTTCTGTCGTCAAAGGATTTGATGATCTCAATACATTCTAGAACCGACTTTTTCACATCTTCGATCGTCTCCCCGCCTCCGTTGATTTTATTGACATTCTCTGAATATGCGCCATAGAAGTCTTTGCTACGCTCGATTACAACTCTGATCTTTTTCATCTTAGTTCTAAGTTCATTCCTTTAATTGCTCTTAATCTCGTTCCTTCTGGCATCTCTTTCGCGCCATGGTTAGCAATCGAATAACGCTGATCACCTTTTTCATAAATATAGTGACTGCCACGTGTTCTTATGTGCGCCCAGCCATTACGCCGTACAATACGGTGAAACTCTGAATATTTCATTGATAGTGTGAGCAAAGTGTTAGGTGCAAAGGTATATAATAATATACCATTTTCAAATTAACACCCACAAAAAAAGCTCCTTTTTGGGAGCTTTTAGTCTTTCTACAAATCGCTTACTACTATACCGTAGCTTCGATCTGTGCGTTTAATTTATCTTCCAAAGTTGTTTTTGGCACAACGCCTACAACTTTATCTACTAGTTGTCCGCCTTTAAAGATCATCAATGTCGGGATACTGCGAATACCGAATTTAGCTGGCACCGAAGAGTTCATATCCACATCCATTTTACCAATAACAGCCTTACCTTCATACTCACCAGCAAGCTGTTCCACAACTGGTCCGATCATCTTACAAGGACCACACCACTCAGCCCAAAAATCTACAAGTACTGGCTTATCTCCCTGAATGAGATCTTCAAAGGTGCTATCGGTAATTTCAAGTGCTTTTCCCATGTCGAAAAAATGTCTAATGTTATTTTATAAATCTGATGTAATAAGGATTATAAGTAACTAAAAGTTCCTGATTCTATTTGCACCAGGTCAGTTTAAAAAGAATTTCACACCATGAAATCCATTCAGCACTTTGAACAACTCATTGGACGGCGCAACCCTATATCCGCGCGACACCATTTCCACTTCCAGATGTGTTTCCGGATCTATAACCGTCATATTCACCGCGCATGAACCGGGGTGATTACCAAACGTTTCGTTCAGCAAATGGATAAACTGCGCGTCGATTTGATCCAACGTCAGATTAATACGGATCTTCCTGCACATCTTCTCCCTGATCTCTGTCAAAAGCTGGATTTGGGAGATTTTAAATTCAAACTGATCTTCCTGTTTCCAGCGGTTCTGCACTTTGCCTTTGATGTATAAAAACTGACCAACCTGTAAGTAATTTTTGAACCGGATATAATCCTCGCCACCCAGCAACATTTCCATCGAGCCGCGGTAATCTTCGATTTTGAAGATCATGAATAAGCTGCCATTGCGCGACATACGTTCCTGCGCGCTGGTAACAATGCCACCCACATTAATGTCCTTGCCAAAATATTTCGGTGACCGCTCCCCTTCTCCAATCTCCATCACCTTATCCAATGTGCAATTGCAGAAATTATCGAGCTCCACTCGGAATGTATCCAGCGGATGCCCTGAAATATAAAAACCGACAACTTCCTGCTCATAGCGCAGCTTAGCGAGATCATCCCAAGCTACTATATCGGCAGCTTTCGGTTTGGCAATTTCAGCGCCACCGCCGGAATGACTAAATAAATCGACCACACCTCCGCCCTGCGCTTTGTTAGCATAGCGGATCAGCTTTTCAATAAAAGTAAGGTTATCATTAGCGTCCGTTGCAAAATATTGCGCCCGGTGATATTCAGGGAAACAGTCAAATCCACCCGCATAGGCCAGACTTTCAATGGTTTTCTTATTAACCGTGCGCAGGTTAACGCGTGTCATAAAATCGAAAATGTCCTTAAATGGTCCGTTCTGGTTTCTCTCTTCAATAATGGATTCGACAGCCGCATCGCCGCTTCCTTTCACACCGGCCAATCCAAAGCGGATTTCATGCTTTTTATTTGCATTAAACTGCCTGTCCGACTCATTGATGTCTGGCCCTAATACTTTCAATCCCTGTGCTTTACATTCCTCCATGAAAAATGTAATCTTTTCAATGTTACCAAGCGAGCTCGTTAAGACAGCGGACATGTATTCGGCCGTGTAATGTGCTTTCAGATAGGCAGTCTGGTAAGCTACGAACGCGTAACAGGTTGAATGTGATTTATTAAATGCATAGGATGCGAATGCCTCCCAGTCCGTCCAGATTTTTTCCAGTTTTTTGGCATCCAGTCCTTTTTCAGTTCCGCCTTTCATGAAGTCGCCCTTCATTTTATTCAGCGTTTCTATCTGCTTCTTACCCATTGCTTTACGCAATGTATCAGCTTGACCTTTTGTAAATCCGCCGAGTTTTTGGGACAAAAGCATTACCTGCTCCTGATAGACTGTAATGCCATATGTGTCAGCCAAATATTCTTCCAATTCGGGCAGATCGTAAGTAATTTCCTCCTGGCCGTTTTTCCTCCTGATAAAGTTGGGGATGTAGGCGATCGGACCGGGACGGTAAAGCGCATTCATGGCGATAAGGTGCTCAAAGCGGTCCGGGATCAGGTCGCGCATGTGCTTTTTCATCCCATCGGATTCAAACTGGAAAATCGCGTTGGTTTCGCCTCTTTGAAACAACTCAAAAACTTTCGGATCGTCCAGCGGAATGTCGTCGATCACAATGTCGACGTTATGATTTTGCTTGATCAGCCGCAATGCTTCCTTAATGATGGTCAGGTTTCGCAGACCCAGAAAGTCCATTTTGATAACCCCTGCATCCTCGATGATTTTTCCCTGATATTGGGTTATTAAAAAATCAGAATCCTTGGACGTGCTGACCGGAATAATTTCGGTCAGGTCACTTGGCGCGATAATAATCCCTGCTGCATGGATTCCGGTGTTTCTAACCGTTCCTTCAAGTCTTCTT
It includes:
- the dnaE gene encoding DNA polymerase III subunit alpha, whose translation is MQFSHLHCHTQFSLLDGAADIKKLFKKAKEDNMPAVAITDHGNMFGVFEFVAEGNKQGIKPIVGCEFYVVEDRHIRQFTKDKKDVRHHQLLLAKDELGYKNLIKMCSLGFIEGMYGKYPRIDKELIVKYHKGLIATTCCIGAIIPKTILRKGEEEAEKEFKWWLDLFGDDFYVELQRHEIRDQLIVNQVLVKFARKYNVKIIASNDSHYVDQEDWNAHDILLCINTGDKQSTPSAKDFDDDKGIPKGSRFAFFNDQFYFKNTSEMMKLFNDLPESLDNTNEIVDKIKALDLRKDILLPNFPIPDEFKTHTLSEMVGKKELTADVLNQWEYLKHITFEGAKFKYGTITPEIEDRLNFELHTIRNMGFPGYFLIVADFIDAGRKMGVFIGPGRGSAAGSVVAYCTGITNIDPIKYDLLFERFLNPDRISLPDIDTDFDDEGRQKVIDYVVKKYGYNQVAQIVTYGTMAAKSAIKDVARVMDLPLADANMLAKLVPDKPTYNMTLNRIFTAPLEGEGSLTKKEGIAPEELDNVKKMRAIALGNDLQASVLQEARRLEGTVRNTGIHAAGIIIAPSDLTEIIPVSTSKDSDFLITQYQGKIIEDAGVIKMDFLGLRNLTIIKEALRLIKQNHNVDIVIDDIPLDDPKVFELFQRGETNAIFQFESDGMKKHMRDLIPDRFEHLIAMNALYRPGPIAYIPNFIRRKNGQEEITYDLPELEEYLADTYGITVYQEQVMLLSQKLGGFTKGQADTLRKAMGKKQIETLNKMKGDFMKGGTEKGLDAKKLEKIWTDWEAFASYAFNKSHSTCYAFVAYQTAYLKAHYTAEYMSAVLTSSLGNIEKITFFMEECKAQGLKVLGPDINESDRQFNANKKHEIRFGLAGVKGSGDAAVESIIEERNQNGPFKDIFDFMTRVNLRTVNKKTIESLAYAGGFDCFPEYHRAQYFATDANDNLTFIEKLIRYANKAQGGGVVDLFSHSGGGAEIAKPKAADIVAWDDLAKLRYEQEVVGFYISGHPLDTFRVELDNFCNCTLDKVMEIGEGERSPKYFGKDINVGGIVTSAQERMSRNGSLFMIFKIEDYRGSMEMLLGGEDYIRFKNYLQVGQFLYIKGKVQNRWKQEDQFEFKISQIQLLTEIREKMCRKIRINLTLDQIDAQFIHLLNETFGNHPGSCAVNMTVIDPETHLEVEMVSRGYRVAPSNELFKVLNGFHGVKFFLN